A genomic region of Candidatus Babeliales bacterium contains the following coding sequences:
- the secF gene encoding protein translocase subunit SecF produces MIDFLKYRFLYALLSAAIIFSFVGIAVYKKMTTGQIFNYSVEFTGGTQLLLGFEKPMKSSQVVEILEHQGWSGITTREFSDKEILIRTKDVPEDIAILGEKVRQTIQENLNDNTVKVLQIDSIGEGIGKALSWNSMKAVIFGLILMLIYIAWRFWSVAYGAGAVVSLFHDAIVILLFFLITGKEISMNVIGAIMAVLGYSINDTIVIFARIRDNIKHMRTSSIEHIVNVSINQTLRRTILTTGATTLVVVALLLFGGEALRDLSLALLIGIVFGAYSTIYIANPVMLLMYKETK; encoded by the coding sequence ATGATTGATTTTCTAAAATACCGTTTTCTTTATGCTTTACTTTCAGCGGCTATCATATTTAGCTTTGTTGGGATTGCTGTATATAAAAAAATGACCACTGGTCAGATTTTTAATTATAGTGTCGAATTCACCGGCGGCACACAGTTGCTTCTTGGATTTGAAAAACCGATGAAAAGCAGCCAAGTGGTTGAAATTTTAGAGCATCAGGGATGGTCGGGAATCACCACGCGCGAATTTTCTGATAAAGAAATTCTCATCCGTACCAAAGATGTACCTGAAGATATAGCGATACTTGGAGAAAAGGTACGCCAAACAATTCAAGAAAATCTGAACGATAATACGGTAAAAGTTCTGCAAATTGACAGCATCGGTGAAGGAATTGGCAAGGCATTAAGCTGGAATTCGATGAAAGCGGTCATTTTTGGCCTTATTTTGATGCTTATTTACATTGCTTGGCGCTTTTGGTCGGTTGCTTATGGCGCTGGCGCAGTTGTTTCATTATTCCATGATGCGATCGTGATCTTACTTTTCTTCTTGATCACAGGCAAAGAAATTTCCATGAACGTTATCGGTGCCATTATGGCGGTTTTGGGCTATTCAATTAACGATACCATCGTTATTTTTGCCCGAATTAGAGATAATATTAAACATATGCGAACGAGCTCGATTGAGCATATTGTAAATGTGAGTATAAACCAAACCCTACGCCGTACTATTTTGACAACGGGCGCAACAACCTTGGTTGTTGTTGCTCTCTTGCTTTTTGGCGGCGAAGCGCTGCGCGATTTATCGCTTGCACTCCTGATTGGTATAGTTTTTGGTGCATACTCTACAATTTACATAGCAAATCCTGTTATGCTATTAATGTATAAAGAAACAAAGTAG
- a CDS encoding DUF6629 family protein gives MCFSATASFGMSGILALIGLAAFRLAHHKSQRMLGCIPIFFALQQAAEGVVWLTIGRPSLQSLQYPAAYVFLFFAFIIWPLWIPLAVHIFYHRIKNIFSTLLVIWGFMVSTFFGYYLLTTPFALVIEQHHIVYRFDYTQHYGVLSSLAYLMATFLPFLIAPRRIGQFFGILVIVSYAIAYLLYHYAFISVWCFFAAGLSAYACLMIWQDNREKRRA, from the coding sequence ATGTGTTTTTCAGCTACCGCCAGCTTTGGAATGAGTGGGATTCTTGCCCTCATAGGTCTAGCTGCCTTCCGCCTGGCTCACCATAAATCACAACGAATGTTAGGATGTATTCCGATTTTTTTTGCACTTCAACAGGCCGCCGAGGGTGTAGTTTGGCTCACTATTGGTCGACCCTCCCTACAATCCTTACAATATCCTGCAGCATATGTATTTCTATTTTTTGCCTTTATTATATGGCCTTTATGGATTCCGTTGGCAGTGCACATTTTCTATCACCGCATCAAAAATATATTTTCTACGCTGCTCGTTATTTGGGGCTTTATGGTGAGCACATTCTTTGGCTATTATTTGCTCACGACTCCTTTTGCCCTCGTTATTGAGCAACATCATATTGTTTATCGTTTTGATTATACTCAACATTATGGCGTCTTAAGCTCACTTGCTTATCTAATGGCTACTTTCTTGCCCTTTTTGATCGCACCGCGTCGCATAGGGCAGTTTTTTGGGATTTTAGTTATTGTATCGTACGCGATCGCCTATCTTCTTTATCATTATGCATTTATTTCAGTATGGTGCTTCTTTGCCGCAGGACTGAGCGCGTATGCGTGCTTGATGATTTGGCAGGATAATCGCGAAAAGCGACGCGCGTAG
- the rpmA gene encoding 50S ribosomal protein L27 produces the protein MATSKSGGSTSNGRDSMSKRLGIKLFDGQEVSGGEIIVRQRGTVVHPGRSVGLGGDDTLFALAAGEVKFHYGRKGRKFVSVLPRQQ, from the coding sequence ATGGCAACTAGTAAATCGGGTGGTTCAACATCCAACGGCCGCGATAGTATGAGCAAACGTTTGGGCATCAAGCTTTTTGATGGCCAAGAGGTTTCTGGCGGCGAAATTATCGTTCGTCAGCGCGGTACCGTGGTACACCCAGGGCGCTCTGTTGGTTTGGGCGGCGATGATACTCTTTTTGCACTTGCTGCAGGAGAAGTAAAATTCCATTACGGCCGCAAGGGACGAAAATTCGTTTCTGTTTTACCTCGTCAGCAATAA
- the eno gene encoding phosphopyruvate hydratase yields MKIIKLKGREIFDSRGVPTIECQLFLEDGSSFYSSVPEGLSRSRYEAFEMRDGGERLDGNGVRKAIEILENKISDAVIGLEPNVIELDQLMIGLDGTENKSKLGANAMLAASISILRAQAFLCQQEPYELIANLCGAETVTLPFPLFNMISGGAHADNKLRIQEFLILPVGTQSFREAIEHAISFHNVLKEIIIAEGEVPSTSDEGAFTPLVANDYEALDLIVQAIEEFEGEHLFKIALDCAASQFFNPKNHTYTIGRKKYTSNDLIEWYAGMVEEYPIYSLEDPLDQDDWSGWATLVEVLGEQTQIAGDDLFATDPARIWHGIENHAATAAIIKPNQIGTVTETLQAIQLCQEYGFNVIVSHRSGETNDTFIADLAVGTSAGQIKAGGCVRGERLAKYNRLLSIEDQLALSMLE; encoded by the coding sequence ATGAAAATCATTAAATTAAAAGGGCGAGAAATTTTCGATTCTCGCGGCGTTCCCACAATCGAATGCCAACTTTTTTTAGAGGACGGCTCTTCATTTTATTCTTCAGTACCTGAGGGCCTCTCCCGGAGCAGGTACGAAGCGTTTGAAATGCGCGATGGCGGCGAACGCCTCGATGGAAATGGCGTTCGAAAAGCGATCGAAATTTTAGAAAATAAAATATCTGATGCCGTTATTGGGCTCGAGCCGAATGTAATTGAACTTGATCAATTAATGATAGGCCTTGATGGCACAGAAAACAAAAGTAAACTCGGCGCAAATGCGATGCTTGCAGCAAGTATTTCTATACTGCGTGCGCAAGCATTTTTATGCCAACAAGAACCGTACGAACTTATTGCAAATCTTTGTGGCGCAGAAACAGTAACGCTCCCCTTTCCTTTATTTAATATGATCAGCGGCGGCGCACACGCAGATAATAAATTACGCATTCAAGAATTTTTAATTTTACCTGTTGGAACACAATCGTTTCGTGAAGCGATCGAACATGCAATCTCGTTTCATAATGTACTTAAAGAGATTATTATTGCCGAAGGCGAAGTGCCATCAACAAGTGATGAAGGCGCATTCACGCCGCTCGTTGCAAACGATTATGAAGCGCTCGATTTAATTGTGCAAGCAATAGAAGAATTTGAGGGGGAACATCTTTTCAAAATTGCTCTTGATTGCGCCGCATCACAATTTTTCAATCCAAAAAATCATACGTATACGATTGGTAGAAAGAAATATACAAGCAATGATTTAATTGAATGGTATGCGGGTATGGTTGAAGAATATCCGATTTATTCTCTTGAAGATCCTCTTGATCAAGACGATTGGTCTGGCTGGGCAACGCTCGTGGAAGTGCTTGGTGAACAAACACAAATCGCTGGCGATGATCTGTTTGCGACCGACCCGGCGCGCATTTGGCATGGTATTGAAAATCATGCAGCAACCGCGGCAATTATTAAACCAAATCAAATTGGAACAGTGACCGAAACGCTTCAAGCGATTCAGCTCTGCCAAGAATATGGATTCAATGTAATTGTTTCGCATCGCTCCGGAGAAACCAACGATACCTTCATTGCAGATTTAGCCGTTGGCACAAGCGCAGGCCAAATTAAAGCTGGTGGATGCGTACGCGGTGAGCGTTTAGCAAAATACAATCGCTTGTTAAGCATTGAAGATCAACTTGCTCTTTCCATGCTTGAATGA
- the aspS gene encoding aspartate--tRNA ligase, which produces MNFMQYYSRTTGCGLINESHLNKNVTLSGWVSRRRDHGGLIFIDLRDRSGIVQLVFNPAFSEQAHKEAHALRSEFVISITGKVVERSGETANKDLPTGKWEIQVNKLEILNKAKALPFNLDENDLDEELRLKYRYLDLRRASMQRNLAVRNDVLFAMRDFLHQEGFYDMETPILTKDTPEGARGFLVPSRIKTGSFYALAQSPQLYKQLLMAAGFERYYQIARCFRDEDLRADRQPEFTQLDLEMSFIDEQNVQSVIERMLQFVMKKVFKIELNLPLKRMGYDEAFSIYGSDKPDVRYELKINDITNLFADTQLSFLQSVLEANGKVGCLHLKNAQFSRSELDGWVAKAQQVGAKGMLWIKVGEQNALESPVSKFLPADFFERLKKQFPLLEKGDVLFVIAGPYDESWETLGRLRCQVAKELGMIPEGELNFLWITNFPMFEFNKEANQWVAKHHPFTAPQAGWQGKTPGEIKARAYDIVLNGVELGGGSIRIHDPERQSAVFEMLGMTKEQAENKFGFLLEAQELGFPPHGGLAIGIDRFIMLLTNTHSIREVIAFPKTARGHDPLMDAPTPVDEKRLREYGLRMKQSQS; this is translated from the coding sequence ATGAATTTCATGCAATACTATAGCCGCACCACAGGTTGTGGATTAATAAACGAATCGCATCTGAATAAAAACGTTACCCTTTCTGGGTGGGTTTCTCGTCGCCGAGATCATGGTGGCCTCATTTTTATTGATTTGCGAGATCGCAGCGGCATAGTTCAGCTTGTTTTCAATCCAGCATTTTCTGAACAAGCACATAAAGAAGCGCATGCATTGCGCTCTGAGTTTGTTATTTCTATTACCGGTAAAGTCGTCGAACGTTCCGGAGAAACAGCAAATAAAGATTTGCCGACAGGAAAGTGGGAAATTCAAGTTAACAAGCTGGAAATTCTCAATAAAGCAAAAGCACTTCCCTTTAATCTGGATGAAAACGATCTTGATGAAGAATTGCGCTTGAAATACCGCTATCTAGATTTACGACGCGCTTCAATGCAGCGAAATCTCGCGGTGCGCAACGATGTTCTTTTTGCAATGCGTGATTTTTTGCATCAAGAAGGTTTCTACGATATGGAAACCCCCATTTTAACTAAAGATACGCCTGAAGGGGCACGCGGATTTCTCGTTCCTTCACGTATTAAAACGGGATCTTTTTACGCTCTTGCTCAATCGCCGCAACTTTATAAGCAATTGCTCATGGCAGCTGGTTTTGAACGCTATTATCAAATTGCTCGCTGTTTTCGCGATGAAGATTTGCGCGCCGATCGCCAACCCGAATTTACGCAGCTAGACTTGGAAATGTCGTTCATCGATGAGCAAAATGTCCAATCCGTTATTGAAAGAATGCTTCAATTTGTAATGAAGAAAGTCTTCAAAATTGAACTCAATCTTCCATTAAAAAGAATGGGATATGACGAAGCTTTTTCCATCTACGGGTCTGATAAACCTGATGTGCGTTATGAGCTGAAAATTAATGATATCACCAATCTTTTTGCCGATACTCAACTCAGCTTTTTGCAATCAGTTCTTGAAGCAAACGGAAAAGTAGGTTGTTTGCACCTTAAAAATGCACAGTTTTCGCGATCAGAGCTCGATGGCTGGGTAGCAAAAGCGCAACAAGTGGGCGCTAAAGGAATGCTCTGGATTAAGGTTGGCGAGCAGAACGCGCTTGAATCGCCGGTTTCAAAATTTTTACCAGCTGATTTTTTTGAGCGCCTCAAAAAACAATTTCCTCTTTTAGAAAAAGGCGATGTTCTTTTTGTTATCGCCGGCCCGTACGATGAAAGTTGGGAAACACTCGGTCGTCTTCGCTGCCAAGTGGCAAAAGAATTGGGCATGATCCCAGAAGGCGAACTTAACTTCCTTTGGATCACCAATTTTCCTATGTTTGAATTCAATAAAGAAGCAAATCAATGGGTTGCAAAACATCATCCATTTACTGCACCGCAAGCAGGATGGCAAGGAAAAACTCCGGGCGAAATCAAAGCACGCGCGTACGACATTGTGCTTAATGGCGTAGAACTTGGCGGCGGCTCAATTCGTATCCATGATCCGGAACGCCAATCGGCCGTTTTTGAAATGCTTGGTATGACCAAAGAACAAGCAGAAAACAAATTTGGCTTTCTATTGGAAGCCCAAGAGCTCGGCTTTCCTCCGCATGGCGGATTGGCAATAGGTATCGATCGCTTCATCATGCTTTTAACCAATACTCACTCAATCAGAGAAGTAATCGCGTTTCCAAAAACTGCCCGTGGCCACGATCCATTAATGGATGCGCCAACGCCAGTTGATGAAAAAAGATTGCGTGAATACGGTTTGCGGATGAAGCAATCCCAATCTTAG
- the polA gene encoding DNA polymerase I produces the protein MTQSPFDPKKTLFLIDGSSFLYRAYYSMRPLHTITGVPVQAVFGFCRMLKKLSDTFKPEYLSLVWDSRGKTIRHEQYPEYKATRQAAPTDLSSQKELIQQFAEIIGMGQCQQTGVEADDLMYSIAQELKNSGVKIVLVTSDKDMGQTIDESILIFDPFKDIVIDRPAFEAKMGFPVEKLPFYFAILGDSSDNIPGVKGIGEKGATELVTMFDSLEDLYAHLERVPKERTRQLLEQSKENAFLSEKLFKLHYIPLHTSLSEWKYDANNWQKALPFFQELNFNSLIKEIKSEGGVPAYQQQKTALSNAEKYNFITVTTREQLDEIANLIKAKRIVSIDTEGAGLLPMQGYMCGFSVCVQKGTAYYIPYAHQTTETQLSKEEIFSVLKPLLEDETIKKIMHHAKFDLQVFFNAGIDVRGLVIDTLVAAHLITEDWQRIGLKYLSEHFLNEPMLSFADVVTNNGYKIFPQVPLKLATEYGAADAHQTLQLTALLEHKLQEKEMEKLYHEIELPLVQVLTDMEKVGIELDLKVIAELDEHASKDLKDLEEKIISLVGDEFKDINLNSPKQLGILLFEHLKLPPKKKTTGKTGYSTDQEVLEELALLHPVPGLIAKYRELFKLKSTYIDALPAYINPKTGRIHSTFSQTQVATGRLSSSDPNLQNIPTDSENFPDIQIRKAFKAPEGHVFLSADYSQIELRVLAEFSRDENLIESFMHNIDIHRQTASKIFGVARSDVTNAQRQVGKRINFSILYGLTPYGLSKDLKIPLSDAKRYIDTYFAQYPRVSAWMESVVAETKAKGYVTTYWGRRRYLPGIHEKNKNLFDLARRMAINTRVQGTAAELMKLGMIHIERLLKEHQLGAKMVIQIHDELLLSVPKEELEKTEKLVTETLEKVVLWKVPLEVSTRSGHDWFEVTK, from the coding sequence TTGACACAATCACCCTTCGACCCTAAAAAAACATTATTTTTAATTGATGGTTCGTCGTTTCTGTATCGCGCTTATTATAGTATGCGTCCTCTTCATACCATCACAGGGGTTCCAGTGCAGGCAGTATTTGGATTCTGTCGCATGCTCAAAAAGTTAAGCGATACGTTTAAGCCAGAATATTTGAGTTTAGTTTGGGATAGCCGTGGCAAAACGATCCGGCATGAACAGTATCCTGAATATAAAGCAACGCGACAAGCCGCCCCCACCGATTTATCAAGCCAAAAAGAACTTATTCAGCAATTTGCTGAAATCATCGGCATGGGCCAATGCCAACAAACTGGCGTCGAAGCGGATGATTTGATGTACTCGATTGCACAAGAATTAAAAAATAGTGGCGTCAAAATCGTGCTAGTAACATCCGATAAAGATATGGGCCAAACGATTGATGAATCTATCCTCATTTTCGATCCGTTTAAAGATATCGTTATCGATCGGCCCGCATTTGAAGCAAAAATGGGTTTTCCAGTAGAAAAACTCCCTTTTTATTTTGCTATCCTTGGCGATTCCTCCGATAATATTCCGGGCGTGAAAGGAATTGGGGAAAAAGGTGCCACCGAGTTAGTAACGATGTTCGATTCACTTGAAGATCTTTACGCGCATCTTGAGCGTGTGCCAAAAGAGCGCACCCGCCAACTGCTTGAGCAAAGTAAAGAAAACGCTTTCTTGAGTGAAAAGCTTTTTAAATTGCATTATATTCCTCTGCATACCAGCCTGAGCGAATGGAAGTATGATGCGAATAATTGGCAAAAAGCATTACCATTTTTTCAAGAGTTGAACTTCAATAGCCTCATCAAAGAAATTAAATCTGAAGGAGGAGTTCCTGCCTACCAACAACAAAAAACTGCACTCTCTAATGCAGAAAAATATAATTTCATTACGGTCACAACGCGTGAGCAACTCGATGAAATTGCGAATTTAATTAAAGCAAAGCGGATCGTATCGATCGATACTGAAGGCGCCGGTCTTTTGCCAATGCAAGGATATATGTGCGGATTTTCGGTATGCGTCCAAAAAGGAACTGCATACTATATTCCGTATGCGCATCAAACAACTGAAACACAGCTGAGCAAAGAAGAAATTTTTTCTGTGCTCAAACCGCTGCTCGAAGATGAAACAATAAAAAAAATTATGCATCACGCAAAGTTTGATCTTCAGGTTTTTTTCAATGCTGGAATCGATGTGCGCGGTTTAGTAATCGATACACTAGTTGCTGCTCATTTGATAACCGAAGATTGGCAACGCATCGGATTAAAATATTTATCAGAGCATTTTCTTAACGAGCCGATGCTTTCTTTTGCAGACGTCGTCACGAATAATGGATACAAAATATTTCCTCAAGTACCACTGAAATTAGCAACCGAATACGGCGCAGCAGATGCGCACCAAACCCTTCAGCTGACCGCATTGCTCGAACATAAGTTGCAAGAAAAAGAAATGGAAAAACTTTATCATGAGATCGAACTTCCTCTCGTGCAAGTACTCACCGATATGGAAAAAGTTGGTATCGAGCTTGATTTAAAAGTTATTGCAGAACTTGATGAACATGCTTCAAAAGATTTAAAAGATTTAGAAGAAAAAATTATTTCTTTAGTTGGCGATGAATTTAAAGATATAAATCTCAATTCCCCAAAACAGCTGGGTATCCTTCTTTTTGAACATTTAAAACTTCCGCCAAAAAAAAAGACGACCGGAAAAACTGGCTATTCAACCGATCAAGAAGTGCTTGAAGAACTTGCATTGTTGCATCCAGTTCCGGGCCTTATTGCAAAATATCGGGAACTTTTTAAATTAAAAAGCACCTATATCGACGCACTTCCCGCATATATTAATCCCAAAACGGGAAGAATTCACAGCACATTCAGCCAAACGCAAGTAGCCACAGGGCGGCTCTCAAGCTCCGATCCTAATTTGCAAAATATTCCTACCGATTCTGAAAACTTTCCCGATATACAAATAAGGAAAGCGTTCAAAGCGCCAGAGGGACATGTTTTTCTTTCTGCCGATTATTCGCAAATCGAGTTGCGCGTTTTAGCTGAATTTTCGCGCGATGAAAATTTGATTGAATCGTTTATGCACAATATCGATATTCACCGGCAAACTGCTTCAAAAATTTTTGGGGTCGCTCGTTCAGATGTAACGAATGCGCAGCGCCAAGTTGGTAAGCGAATAAATTTTAGTATTTTATATGGATTGACGCCGTATGGATTATCGAAAGATTTGAAAATACCGCTCTCCGATGCAAAACGATATATCGATACCTATTTTGCGCAGTATCCTCGAGTTTCTGCATGGATGGAATCGGTCGTTGCAGAAACCAAGGCAAAAGGATACGTCACCACCTATTGGGGACGCCGTCGCTATTTGCCAGGTATTCATGAAAAAAATAAAAATCTTTTTGATTTAGCCCGAAGAATGGCGATCAATACACGAGTGCAAGGAACCGCGGCGGAACTCATGAAATTGGGCATGATTCACATTGAGCGATTATTAAAAGAGCATCAACTCGGTGCAAAAATGGTCATTCAAATTCATGATGAACTATTGCTTTCAGTGCCAAAAGAAGAATTGGAAAAAACAGAAAAACTAGTGACGGAAACGTTAGAAAAAGTGGTACTCTGGAAAGTACCACTCGAAGTTTCTACGCGGTCTGGACACGATTGGTTTGAGGTGACAAAGTAA
- a CDS encoding DNA starvation/stationary phase protection protein, whose product MTIHVNIGIPEKNRAAICKFLQVLLSNEFLLYTKTLNYHWNVDGRQFHDFHEFFKEQYEQMFDIVDEVAERIRKLGHKSYGTMGQFLKATTLEEHHADKMSDLEMIKDLLHTHEAIIQQLRKDQDKAMELGDQGTNNFLISLIESHEKMAWMLRAHLVK is encoded by the coding sequence ATGACAATTCACGTCAATATCGGAATTCCAGAAAAAAATCGTGCTGCAATATGTAAGTTCCTGCAAGTACTGTTATCTAACGAATTTTTACTTTATACCAAAACGCTCAATTATCACTGGAATGTCGATGGGCGCCAATTTCACGATTTTCACGAATTTTTCAAAGAACAATATGAGCAAATGTTTGATATTGTTGACGAAGTAGCTGAACGCATCAGAAAATTGGGCCATAAATCGTACGGCACCATGGGCCAGTTCTTAAAAGCAACAACGCTCGAAGAACATCACGCTGATAAGATGAGCGATCTTGAAATGATTAAAGATTTATTGCACACACACGAAGCAATCATTCAGCAATTGCGAAAAGATCAAGATAAGGCGATGGAGCTTGGCGATCAGGGCACCAATAACTTTTTAATTAGCTTAATCGAATCGCATGAAAAAATGGCATGGATGCTTCGTGCACATTTGGTCAAATAA
- the thyX gene encoding FAD-dependent thymidylate synthase, with protein MDLNTAQQHAQLNETKTIDPLGDGISSLELVRVSGSDLDIVNAARVSYGKFSTEISERDKKLIHFLMEHRHTSPFEHNQLSFRVKAPIFIARQWFRHRMNSYNEISYRFVKSALEFYIPQTWRQQDTVNKQSSLGNFHNEELLATYKKSLDQAVHAYEALLAAGVAREQARALLPVCTYTEFIFTCNLHSLMHFMKLRMHAGAQWEIRRFAQGLLYLAEPHFKESLAHWKKIEMAGIPQEAWDINFVNNLSGQ; from the coding sequence ATGGATTTAAATACTGCACAGCAACACGCTCAATTAAACGAAACAAAAACCATCGATCCGCTGGGCGATGGAATAAGCTCTCTTGAACTGGTGCGCGTTTCGGGGTCCGATCTTGATATCGTAAACGCTGCGCGTGTTTCGTACGGAAAATTTTCGACAGAGATTTCAGAACGGGATAAAAAATTAATCCATTTTTTGATGGAACATCGGCATACGAGTCCTTTTGAGCACAACCAACTTTCATTTCGCGTGAAAGCGCCGATATTTATTGCACGTCAATGGTTTCGGCATCGTATGAATTCATACAATGAAATCAGTTACCGATTCGTGAAATCTGCATTAGAATTTTATATTCCCCAAACATGGCGACAGCAAGACACAGTGAACAAGCAAAGTTCACTTGGCAATTTTCATAACGAAGAACTGCTAGCAACCTATAAAAAATCGCTGGATCAGGCGGTGCACGCCTACGAAGCACTGCTTGCAGCAGGCGTAGCGCGCGAACAAGCGCGCGCACTTCTTCCGGTTTGCACCTACACCGAATTTATCTTCACGTGCAATTTGCATTCGCTTATGCATTTTATGAAATTGCGTATGCACGCGGGCGCACAATGGGAAATTAGAAGATTTGCGCAAGGTTTACTATATTTGGCGGAACCGCATTTTAAAGAATCGCTTGCCCACTGGAAAAAAATTGAAATGGCGGGAATTCCACAAGAAGCTTGGGATATTAATTTTGTGAATAACTTGAGTGGACAATAA
- a CDS encoding deoxyribonuclease IV, producing the protein MAAKKKQSELLIGAHMSIAGGFYKSIERSETVGGTCMQIFTKSNKQWAAKHIDPKDAQAFKDRWANSSVGAVVAHASYLINIGSAQAALRNKSQHALREELERCALLGIPALVLHPGAAVGSSEQECIELITESINKVFEEFDGPTMLLLENTAGQGSAVGTTLEQLAAIYHGIHKKKHVGFCIDTCHAFAAGYDLRTQKTYDFFWKQFDELIGIGKLKAIHCNDSKKELGSKVDRHDDIGKGKLGIEAFALLMNDERFFDVPKICETPKGDKEEVNDAHNISTLKELLTSANKKKLQNS; encoded by the coding sequence ATGGCAGCCAAAAAGAAACAATCTGAACTCCTGATAGGAGCGCATATGTCCATCGCTGGTGGTTTTTACAAATCTATTGAGCGTTCTGAGACGGTAGGCGGCACGTGCATGCAAATATTTACAAAAAGCAATAAGCAGTGGGCTGCAAAGCATATCGATCCTAAAGATGCTCAAGCTTTTAAGGATCGATGGGCTAATTCTTCAGTCGGTGCGGTTGTTGCGCACGCCAGTTATTTAATCAATATTGGTTCTGCGCAAGCAGCGCTCCGAAATAAGTCGCAACACGCGCTTCGTGAAGAATTAGAGCGGTGCGCTTTACTTGGCATTCCTGCGCTCGTGCTGCATCCCGGAGCGGCTGTAGGAAGTTCTGAGCAAGAGTGTATCGAATTGATTACGGAAAGCATTAATAAAGTTTTTGAGGAGTTTGATGGGCCAACAATGCTCTTGCTTGAAAACACTGCAGGGCAGGGATCGGCAGTTGGAACAACGTTAGAACAGTTAGCAGCAATTTATCATGGGATACATAAAAAAAAGCATGTAGGTTTTTGCATTGATACGTGCCATGCATTTGCCGCTGGTTACGATTTGCGTACCCAAAAAACTTACGATTTCTTTTGGAAACAATTTGATGAGTTGATCGGTATAGGAAAATTAAAAGCAATTCACTGCAACGATTCTAAAAAAGAATTGGGCTCAAAAGTGGATCGGCATGATGATATCGGTAAAGGGAAATTAGGAATTGAAGCATTTGCGTTGCTTATGAATGATGAACGTTTTTTTGACGTACCAAAAATTTGTGAAACGCCAAAAGGTGATAAGGAAGAAGTAAATGATGCGCACAATATTTCAACGCTTAAAGAACTTTTAACCAGTGCCAACAAAAAGAAATTACAAAATTCTTAA